From one Candoia aspera isolate rCanAsp1 chromosome 17, rCanAsp1.hap2, whole genome shotgun sequence genomic stretch:
- the LOC134506803 gene encoding solute carrier family 22 member 6-B-like, translating into MAPAKGQRRLSLCPGPPVATIPFGDLLEEVGSMGTFQIFSVLFLSLPVLFLASHNLVQNFSAASPEHRCRLAHPGNFSQKESLVPLGQDLKPDSCQRFAGWLAPDSNDTSGKGVELEPCLNGWQYDHSTFTSTIVTEWDLVCNLQPLKSLAQSLFMAGVLVGAFILGDLSDRFGRRLILIWSLLIVAAMGTGAAFSNSFLAYCIFRFLSGIGISGFLLNYICLSLEWVPTKYRAVVVSIQSYCSTAGQVLLGGLAYAIRDWRWLQLAISAPFFAFFAYSWWLPESARWLLMNNEREAALRNLKHVARINGKAAAGEAVVLEMLETQTGSNSPGRGNHSCLDLFRTPGLRRISCCLMLISFSINMAYFGLSMDLSIFGLNVFLVQLFFGAIDLVAKMACALLLSYVGRRIIQAISLILAGMFLLFTLPVPSEMLMVRLVFVVLGKGCLAASSMCLYLYGGELFPTVIRQTGTSFTTMMARLGGIVAPVVLMAGDYQPFLPLVLFGVTPIISGISAIFLPEMFNVPLLDTVEEVEESGNLVGNLAENASMSSSLLNARAENFCGRLDSPGKDEFFNCFSRAGG; encoded by the exons ATGGCTCCTGCGAAGGGTCAGCGCCGCCTGTCCCTGTGTCCAGGGCCTCCTGTGGCCACGATCCCTTTCGGGGACCTGCTGGAAGAGGTTGGTAGCATGGGCACCTTCCAGATTTTCTCAGTGTTATTCCTCTCGCTGCCCGTGCTGTTCCTCGCCAGCCACAACCTGGTGCAGAATTTCAGTGCGGCCTCTCCGGAGCACCGGTGCCGCTTGGCACACCCAGGAAACTTCTCCCAAAAAGAGTCTCTGGTGCCTCTCGGCCAGGACCTGAAGCCGGACAGCTGCCAACGCTTCGCCGGGTGGCTGGCACCTGACTCAAACGACACCTCGGGCAAGGGTGTGGAACTGGAGCCGTGCCTCAATGGCTGGCAGTATGACCACAGCACCTTCACCTCCACCATTGTGACTGAG TGGGACCTGGTCTGCAACCTGCAGCCCCTGAAGAGCCTGGCCCAATCCCTCTTCATGGCGGGGGTCTTGGTGGGGGCCTTCATCTTGGGAGATCTCTCAGACAG ATTTGGACGCCGGCTGATCCTGATTTGGTCGTTGCTGATTGTGGCCGCCATGGGAACAGGAGCGGCCTTCTCAAATAGCTTTCTCGCCtattgcattttccgcttcctgAGTGGCATAGGGATCTCTGGATTCCTGCTGAATTACATTTGTCTAA gTCTGGAATGGGTGCCCACCAAATACCGGGCCGTGGTGGTGTCCATCCAGAGCTACTGCAGCACAGCTGGACAGGTGCTCCTGGGAGGCTTGGCATATGCCATCCGTGACTGGCGCTGGCTACAGCTGGCCATCTCAGCCCCATTCTTCGCTTTCTTCGCCTATTCATG GTGGCTTCCAGAATCGGCCCGGTGGCTCCTCATGAACAACGAGCGTGAAGCCGCCCTGCGCAACCTGAAACACGTGGCCAGGATCAACGGGAAAGCCGCTGCAGGGGAAGCGGTGGTGCTGGAG ATGCTGGAGACGCAAACAGGCAGTAATTCTCCAGGACGGGGCAATCACTCGTGCCTGGACCTCTTCCGCACCCCCGGGCTGAGACGCATCAGCTGTTGTCTCATGCTCATCAG CTTCTCCATAAACATGGCCTACTTTGGGCTCTCCATGGACCTCTCCATTTTCGGCCTGAACGTCTTCCTGGTGCAGCTGTTCTTCGGAGCGATAGACCTGGTGGCCAAGATGGCGTGCGCCTTGCTGCTCAGCTACGTCGGCCGGCGCATCATCCAGGCCATTTCCCTCATCCTTGCGGGAATGTTCCTGTTGTTCACTCTTCCTGTCCCTTCCG AGATGTTGATGGTACGTTTGGTCTTTGTGGTGCTGGGGAAAGGATGCTTAGCGGCGTCTTCCATGTGCCTCTACCTCTATGGAGGGGAGCTCTTCCCAACGGTCATCAG GCAAACGGGCACCAGCTTCACCACAATGATGGCCCGCCTGGGTGGCATAGTAGCCCCGGTAGTGTTGATGGCTGGTGACTACCAGCCTTTCCTGCCCCTGGTGTTGTTTGGGGTCACGCCCATCATTTCAGGCATTTCTGCCATCTTCCTCCCTGAAATGTTTAACGTCCCTCTGCTGGACACGGTGGAAGAGGTTGAAGAAAG TGGAAACTTGGTGGGAAACTTGGCGGAAAATGCCTCCATGTCCTCGTCCTTGCTTAATGCACGGGC